The Candidatus Peribacteria bacterium region GAATCCACAGAAGTATAAGACCAATATCCGGGCCGGTGGTGTACATCGTGTCCATCATAGGAGGGAGAGAGAAAGAAATAAGAAAAAATAAAACGCAGGATCAGGAGCTGACGCGGGCGAAAAAGAAGAAGAGCGCCGCAAAGCCGATTGTCATAATGAGGGGTGCCGCATCGGACAGAATATTTCTCTTGTTCGGATGGAATCCTTTCAGGAGGAGTGAGTTTGAGACGACCGACACCGAGCTGAACGCCATCGCCAGACCCGCCAGTTCCGGTCGCAGTACAATGCCAAATCCCATAAACAGACGCGCGGCAATGGGAATGCCGACAATGTTATAGAAGAGCGCGAAGAACATGTTCTGACGGATCTTCGTGACAGTTGCGCGGCTGAGTTTGATGGCAGTGACCACATCGCGCAGATCATTTTTTACGAGCACTATGCCGCCTGTTTCCATTGCGATATCCGTGCCGCTTCCCATTGCGATGCCCAGTTCTGCCTGTGCAAGTGCGGGACTGTCGTTGATGCCGTCACCGACCATCACGACTTTCTTGCCGATCGCTTGCAGCTTTTTGATTTCATTCGCTTTATCTGCAGGAAGAACGTCGGCAAGCACGTGATCAATGCCGACATGCTTCGCAATGGCTTCGGCAGTCCGCCTGTTATCGCCGGTCATCATATACACCTCGATGTCCATCATTTTTAATTGCTGCACTGCTTCCTTTGATGTGTCTTTTACGGTATCGGCAACGGCAATGATGCCGATCACTTTCTGTGTGGTTGCAAGAATCATCGCGGTCTTTCCCGCTTCTTCCAGCTGTTGCATCGCAGCCTCCTGCTCTTTCATATCAATGCCTTCTTTCTGCATCAGCGCGCGGTTGCCCAGCAGATATTTTTCTCCGCCGATCGATCCTTCGACGCCGTGGCCGGGGATTGCCTGGAATGCTTCAACTTCGCTCAGTGTGACACTTTTGGCTGTAGCATGCTGGACAATGCTTTCTGCCAGCGGATGTTCGGAACCCTGTTCGAGTGATGCGGCGATGGCGAGAAGATCATCTGCGTTACCAACGAATGCGACGATATCGGTGACCTCAGGTTTGCCTTTGGTTAATGTTCCCGTCTTATCAAACACAATCGCACTGATGTTGTTCACCGCTTCCAGCGGTTCTCCTCCGCGGATGAGAATACCATTCTCCGCACCTTTGCCTGTTGCGACCATAATGGCAGTCGGGGTGGCGAGGCCGAGGGCGCAGGGGCAGGCGATCACAAGGACCGAGACGGCGGAGAGGATCGAAAATGAGAGCGTCATACCGGCAACCATCCAGCCGATGAGCGTGATGATGGCGATGACAATCACCACCGGCACAAACCACGAGGATACTTTGTCCGCAAAATCCTGAATGGGTGCTTTGGATCCCTGTGCCTCCTCCACAAAGCGGATAATCTGCGCGAGTGCGGTCTCGCTGCCGACTTTCTCCGCGCGGAATTCAAGAGTGCCGTTGCCGTTTATGGTGGCACCAAACACTCTGTCACCTTCTTTTTTCTCGACCGGAATACTTTCGCCGGTCAGCATCGATTCATCCACCGATGTAAGTCCTTTCAGCACAATGCCGTCCACAGGAATTTTTTCACCGGGACGGACAATCACAATATCGCCGGCAATCACTTCTGCCATAGGAATATCCATCGTTTGGCCATCACGGATGACACGTGCGGTTTTTGCCTGCAGATTCATCAGTTTCTGAATCGCTTCGGATGTTTTGCCTTTGGCCCGCGCTTCCATCCATTTCCCGAGGAGGACGAAGGTAATCAGGAATGCGGCGACCTCAAAATACAGGTCATGAACAGTGCCAATGATTGTTCCTTGCGCAAAAACATGAACAAATAAATTATACAAACTGTAGAGATACGCGGTGTACGTTCCAATCGCAATCAGGCTGTCCATGCTGAAGGTTCCCATGCGCAGGCTCGATATAAATCCTTTGAAGAAACCGGAGCCAAGCCAAAACTGTACCGGCGTTGCAAGTATGAGTGAGGCGATTCCCATGTAAGGCATGAATGTTTCGAAAAGAGGGGACGCCGGGAAAAACGCGATCATCATAAAGACCAGCATCGGCATGCTGAGGATGAGGCCGATGAAAAATTTTGTCCGGTACTCTGCCGTTTCTTTCTCTCTGCGTGTGCGATCCAGCTCTACACCATGATGTCCGTGATGCTGGGGCTCTGCGCCGTAGCCTGTTTTGTGCACAACATGCATCAGGTCATGCTCGGATACTTTTGCAGGGTCGTAGGTGATGCGTGCTTTTTCCGCACCATAATTCACGCTGGCATCTTCCACGCCCGGTGTCTTCTTCAGTTTGCGGGTAATGAGCGCGGCGCAGCTGGCGCAGTGCATGCCGGTAATGGTGAGATCGCATTTTTGGGTAGTCATGCTACAGGAAGAACTTTGTACACAGGATTCAGGCTTTCAATTTCTTTGGTCCATGTATCCAGATCAAACTCGTCATCATGATCAATGACGACAGTCTTGGTCATCAGGTCGACAGCGACATCCTGAATGGATGCATCATCCTTGCTGACGTCTTTAATAAGCATGGCACAGCCTTCGCAATGGATACCGGGGATAGAGACAGAGGTTTTCATAGAAGTGAGAGCGGAAGAGAATTAACGTTTGGAGAGGCCGACAACTTTAATAATTTCATCGATAAATTTGTCTTTGTCAGCATCAGAAGACATTTTTTTGACCGCACAGGTTTGAAGATGGCTTTCGAGAACCGCTGACTGGATATGTTTGATGTGGCCCTGCATAGCCAGAGCAATTTCCAGAACATCGACACAATAGACATCGTCTTCGACGTCTTTGCGCAATTTTACCGTTAAGCCCTCCAGCCTCTTGATGGCAGCGAGTGTTTTCTTTTTTGCATCGTCTTTC contains the following coding sequences:
- a CDS encoding heavy metal translocating P-type ATPase, which translates into the protein MTTQKCDLTITGMHCASCAALITRKLKKTPGVEDASVNYGAEKARITYDPAKVSEHDLMHVVHKTGYGAEPQHHGHHGVELDRTRREKETAEYRTKFFIGLILSMPMLVFMMIAFFPASPLFETFMPYMGIASLILATPVQFWLGSGFFKGFISSLRMGTFSMDSLIAIGTYTAYLYSLYNLFVHVFAQGTIIGTVHDLYFEVAAFLITFVLLGKWMEARAKGKTSEAIQKLMNLQAKTARVIRDGQTMDIPMAEVIAGDIVIVRPGEKIPVDGIVLKGLTSVDESMLTGESIPVEKKEGDRVFGATINGNGTLEFRAEKVGSETALAQIIRFVEEAQGSKAPIQDFADKVSSWFVPVVIVIAIITLIGWMVAGMTLSFSILSAVSVLVIACPCALGLATPTAIMVATGKGAENGILIRGGEPLEAVNNISAIVFDKTGTLTKGKPEVTDIVAFVGNADDLLAIAASLEQGSEHPLAESIVQHATAKSVTLSEVEAFQAIPGHGVEGSIGGEKYLLGNRALMQKEGIDMKEQEAAMQQLEEAGKTAMILATTQKVIGIIAVADTVKDTSKEAVQQLKMMDIEVYMMTGDNRRTAEAIAKHVGIDHVLADVLPADKANEIKKLQAIGKKVVMVGDGINDSPALAQAELGIAMGSGTDIAMETGGIVLVKNDLRDVVTAIKLSRATVTKIRQNMFFALFYNIVGIPIAARLFMGFGIVLRPELAGLAMAFSSVSVVSNSLLLKGFHPNKRNILSDAAPLIMTIGFAALFFFFARVSS
- a CDS encoding heavy-metal-associated domain-containing protein — protein: MKTSVSIPGIHCEGCAMLIKDVSKDDASIQDVAVDLMTKTVVIDHDDEFDLDTWTKEIESLNPVYKVLPVA
- a CDS encoding metal-sensing transcriptional repressor yields the protein MKDDAKKKTLAAIKRLEGLTVKLRKDVEDDVYCVDVLEIALAMQGHIKHIQSAVLESHLQTCAVKKMSSDADKDKFIDEIIKVVGLSKR